In Corallococcus caeni, the following are encoded in one genomic region:
- a CDS encoding serine/threonine-protein kinase, with amino-acid sequence MNLEGGHPLLLQPQEVVGSFRLLKRLATGGYGTVFLAETGGFHVALKFALQGPQDSEEGSQVDARTLKEVSVLHRMTHPNVVALRGYHRWPHPRTGYLFLVMDYVEGPTLSDWAVEAKPTARQVARLFAELALTLDFIHRAGVRHRDIKGSNIIVRASDARPVLVDFGSSDHACAPAITDGRPPPGTPSYRSPELLRYWLNNPKGMARYVYQPTDDLYSLGLTLFQVLTGDFPYPPDLPAAALLGGIQTIKGRSARSLNPRVPRALNDICERLLRQDVSQRYQMGSDLYTDLSAALERAPASWDRPLFNAPPPHEAVTEESDAYFDGNEEARELRRWARAYERRVPGAPPHSSAPTPPVPAPPGPSPGLAAPLPPPMPWWLARRLAWRRRWEQWLRRLGLRRGE; translated from the coding sequence ATGAACCTGGAGGGAGGACATCCGCTGCTGCTCCAGCCGCAGGAGGTGGTGGGCAGCTTCCGGCTCCTGAAGCGCCTGGCCACCGGGGGCTACGGCACCGTGTTCCTGGCGGAGACCGGGGGCTTCCACGTGGCGCTGAAGTTCGCGCTCCAGGGGCCGCAGGACTCCGAGGAGGGCTCGCAGGTGGACGCCCGCACGCTCAAGGAGGTGAGCGTGCTGCACCGCATGACCCACCCCAACGTGGTGGCGCTGCGCGGCTACCACCGCTGGCCGCACCCGCGCACGGGCTACCTGTTCCTGGTCATGGACTACGTGGAGGGTCCCACGCTGTCGGACTGGGCGGTGGAGGCGAAGCCCACGGCGCGGCAGGTGGCGCGGCTGTTCGCGGAGCTGGCGCTGACGCTGGACTTCATCCACCGCGCGGGCGTGCGCCACCGCGACATCAAGGGCAGCAACATCATCGTGCGCGCGTCGGACGCGCGGCCGGTGCTGGTGGACTTCGGCTCCAGCGACCACGCCTGCGCCCCGGCCATCACCGACGGCCGGCCCCCGCCGGGCACGCCCAGCTACCGCAGCCCGGAGCTGTTGCGCTACTGGCTGAACAACCCCAAGGGCATGGCCCGCTACGTCTACCAGCCCACGGACGACCTCTATTCGCTGGGGCTCACGCTCTTCCAGGTGCTCACCGGGGACTTCCCCTATCCGCCGGACCTGCCGGCCGCGGCGCTGCTGGGGGGAATCCAGACCATCAAGGGGAGGTCCGCGCGCTCGCTCAACCCGCGCGTGCCCCGCGCCCTCAACGACATCTGCGAGCGGCTGCTCCGCCAGGACGTCAGCCAGCGCTACCAGATGGGGTCGGACCTCTACACCGACCTGAGCGCCGCGCTGGAGCGCGCCCCGGCCAGCTGGGACCGGCCGCTGTTCAACGCGCCGCCGCCCCACGAGGCCGTCACGGAGGAGTCCGACGCGTACTTCGACGGCAACGAGGAGGCCCGGGAGCTGCGCCGCTGGGCCCGCGCCTACGAGCGCCGCGTCCCGGGGGCCCCGCCGCACTCCAGCGCGCCCACGCCGCCCGTGCCGGCGCCGCCCGGACCGTCGCCGGGGCTGGCCGCGCCCCTGCCCCCGCCCATGCCCTGGTGGCTGGCCCGGCGGCTGGCGTGGCGGCGGCGGTGGGAGCAGTGGCTGCGGCGTCTGGGATTGCGCCGGGGCGAATGA
- a CDS encoding serine/threonine-protein kinase, with protein MKTPDTTTEEIPGVPRRPRVLFTVGGTAFEFVRKLEVRATGELLMLARRRYRGGMGGPVVIKRLRNPSGFVERRRLVEEVELTFRLNHPGIAKVYHLKAYRGVPHVVMEYVEGRSLDTVLNLVAMRRKPMSPAFGAWVVSEVAEALHHAHTLRDEWNRPLGIVHRDVSPRNLRLGVHGEVKLTNFTAAFSTLPGREITSRPLVKGDVAYASPEALRRDPVDARSDQFSLGLVLLEVLTGTHPLAQEGDVALPPPPDLPLVQAQGPTWMPLTEVAARMALVGPTQVEHLARDVPEGLRAVVVRALRQSPADRFGTAAELASALREWLREHAPTYGRQAAAEEVEAAAREATGRRNQAELLEGGLHPAELTAEEAAMTSEGASATGAAGLEGPPPFLRGDDVTPDLNDEPLPLQDLDLVEDLDELAGPDEEAQGDDFDDDDDGHQPV; from the coding sequence ATGAAGACGCCCGATACGACGACGGAGGAGATCCCCGGCGTGCCCCGCCGGCCGCGTGTGCTGTTCACGGTGGGAGGCACGGCCTTCGAGTTCGTGCGCAAGCTGGAGGTGCGCGCCACCGGGGAGCTGCTGATGCTGGCGCGGCGGCGCTACCGGGGCGGGATGGGGGGCCCGGTGGTCATCAAGCGGCTGCGCAACCCGTCCGGCTTCGTGGAGCGCCGCCGGCTGGTGGAGGAGGTGGAGCTGACGTTCCGGCTCAACCACCCGGGCATCGCGAAGGTCTACCACCTGAAGGCGTACCGGGGCGTCCCGCACGTGGTGATGGAGTACGTGGAGGGCCGGTCGCTGGACACGGTGCTCAACCTGGTGGCCATGCGGCGCAAGCCCATGTCCCCTGCCTTCGGCGCGTGGGTCGTCTCCGAGGTGGCGGAGGCGCTGCACCACGCGCACACGCTGCGGGACGAGTGGAACCGGCCGCTGGGCATCGTGCACCGGGACGTGAGCCCCCGGAACCTGCGCCTGGGCGTGCACGGCGAGGTGAAGCTCACGAACTTCACCGCCGCCTTCTCCACGCTGCCGGGCCGGGAGATCACCAGCCGCCCGCTGGTGAAGGGGGACGTGGCGTACGCCTCGCCGGAGGCGCTGCGGCGCGATCCCGTGGACGCGAGGAGCGACCAGTTCTCGCTGGGGCTGGTGCTGCTGGAGGTGCTGACGGGCACGCACCCGCTGGCGCAGGAGGGGGACGTGGCGCTCCCGCCGCCGCCGGACCTGCCGCTGGTGCAGGCGCAGGGGCCCACGTGGATGCCCCTAACGGAGGTGGCGGCGCGCATGGCGCTGGTGGGCCCCACGCAGGTGGAGCACCTGGCGCGCGACGTGCCGGAGGGGCTGCGCGCGGTGGTGGTCCGCGCGCTGCGCCAGTCCCCGGCGGACCGCTTCGGCACGGCGGCGGAGCTGGCCTCCGCGCTGCGGGAGTGGCTGCGCGAGCACGCGCCCACGTACGGACGGCAGGCCGCCGCGGAGGAGGTGGAGGCGGCGGCGAGGGAGGCCACGGGGAGGCGCAATCAGGCGGAGCTGCTGGAGGGCGGGCTGCACCCGGCGGAGCTGACCGCCGAGGAGGCCGCGATGACGTCCGAGGGCGCCAGCGCGACCGGGGCCGCCGGGCTGGAGGGCCCGCCGCCGTTCCTCCGGGGCGACGACGTGACGCCGGACCTGAACGACGAGCCCCTGCCCCTCCAGGACCTGGACCTGGTCGAGGACCTGGACGAGCTGGCCGGGCCGGATGAAGAGGCGCAGGGAGACGACTTCGACGACGACGACGACGGCCACCAGCCGGTGTGA
- a CDS encoding RCC1 domain-containing protein: MKRTSPRWFRSRGMLGALLLSLSSPWMAACSSGTEAPGPSAPIEQTQSQVTVSIGARDLYAQAAKGSVSAQAFSYADVKSIRVDVYDTSSGSNVPLFKNFDLFTSAEVWTGKLPFLPKAKALLFEARAYNAAGTLLFSGSLNATLNLDFQTVTIPLASATNGAQISIPRIKKISIPSAFASAQSGNITFFVEANVGEALTYSIASTPATGSGAFSPPNGGITLLNTAGAFVSQYSPPTVSTETVFNHTVTVTNPAGHSVTTTFTTKVMPPETSSGVIDTSVAVLFNPVINGLNAQRTGTDVKFTATVADDTPEEALTYAWTFTPSAGTTPDPVPAFTTQTNPTTLQHYATTLQGDLKMSVTDTNNGTTTLSYKLTPDQFPDEPVAQGPLDGINSIRGGTEHTCAMLNDGTVRCWGYGNFGQLGYASTNNWGDTQARLPYLAGPVGILGKATKLATGGDHSCVLLDTGLVRCWGRNDFGQLGYNTTQNLGDGEAVTAFGYVNLGGPAIRIATGKDHSCAVMATGKVRCWGRNQYGQLGYGNTNTIGDNEQPWQAGDVDLGSNTATDVVAGEEHTCALLSTGKILCWGRNHFGQLGYSHLLNVGVTNTPSSQTPVEPTGPVAQLGAGRNSTCALLRSGSVICWGNGNNGQTGTDGGYDYYSSCADYSGWCVFRRLPGAGVQNATTQVNLGGVTALQVSVGSEHACALLSTGTVRCWGRNDQGQLGYGNKTTLTLPGPAVDLEGATAYQISASAGHHTCALLSTGKARCWGRGTYGQLGYGNTNAIGDNELPSAAGDIKLLPPTP, from the coding sequence TTGAAGAGAACGTCCCCCCGTTGGTTCCGTTCGCGCGGCATGCTGGGCGCGCTGCTGCTGTCCCTGTCCTCGCCGTGGATGGCCGCGTGTAGCTCCGGCACCGAGGCGCCGGGCCCCTCCGCCCCCATCGAGCAGACGCAGTCCCAGGTCACCGTCTCCATTGGTGCCCGGGACCTCTACGCCCAAGCCGCGAAGGGCAGCGTCTCCGCCCAGGCCTTCTCCTACGCCGACGTGAAGAGCATCCGCGTCGACGTCTACGACACCTCCTCCGGCTCCAACGTCCCCCTCTTCAAGAACTTCGACCTCTTCACCTCCGCCGAGGTCTGGACCGGCAAGCTGCCCTTCCTCCCCAAGGCCAAGGCCCTCCTCTTCGAGGCCCGCGCCTACAACGCCGCCGGGACGTTGCTCTTCTCCGGCTCCCTCAACGCCACCCTCAACCTCGACTTCCAGACCGTCACCATCCCCCTCGCCTCCGCCACCAACGGCGCGCAGATTTCCATCCCCCGCATCAAGAAGATCAGCATCCCCTCTGCCTTCGCCTCCGCGCAGTCGGGCAACATCACCTTCTTCGTCGAGGCCAACGTCGGCGAGGCGCTCACCTACTCCATCGCCTCCACTCCGGCGACGGGCAGCGGCGCCTTCTCGCCTCCCAACGGTGGCATCACCCTGCTGAACACGGCGGGCGCCTTCGTCTCCCAGTATTCGCCTCCCACCGTCTCCACCGAGACGGTCTTCAACCACACCGTCACCGTCACCAACCCGGCGGGCCACTCCGTCACCACCACCTTCACCACGAAGGTGATGCCCCCGGAGACCTCCAGCGGCGTCATCGACACCTCTGTCGCCGTGTTGTTCAACCCCGTCATCAACGGCCTCAACGCCCAGCGCACCGGCACCGACGTGAAGTTCACCGCCACCGTCGCGGATGACACGCCCGAGGAGGCCCTCACCTACGCGTGGACCTTCACGCCCTCCGCCGGCACCACGCCCGACCCGGTGCCTGCGTTCACCACCCAGACCAACCCCACCACCCTCCAGCACTACGCCACCACGCTTCAGGGCGACCTGAAGATGTCCGTGACGGACACGAACAACGGCACCACCACGCTCAGCTACAAGCTCACCCCGGATCAGTTCCCGGACGAGCCCGTGGCGCAGGGGCCGCTCGACGGCATCAACTCCATCCGCGGTGGCACCGAGCACACCTGCGCCATGCTGAACGACGGCACGGTGCGGTGCTGGGGCTACGGCAACTTCGGCCAGCTGGGCTACGCGAGCACCAACAACTGGGGTGATACCCAGGCGCGGTTGCCCTACCTGGCGGGCCCCGTCGGCATCCTCGGCAAGGCCACCAAGCTGGCCACGGGCGGCGACCACTCCTGCGTCCTCCTGGACACGGGCCTGGTGCGCTGCTGGGGACGCAATGACTTCGGGCAGCTGGGCTACAACACCACGCAGAACCTGGGCGACGGCGAGGCCGTGACGGCGTTCGGCTACGTCAACCTGGGCGGGCCCGCCATCCGCATCGCCACGGGCAAGGACCACTCCTGCGCGGTGATGGCCACCGGCAAGGTCCGCTGCTGGGGCCGCAACCAGTACGGCCAGCTGGGCTACGGGAACACCAACACCATCGGAGACAATGAACAGCCGTGGCAGGCCGGCGACGTGGACCTGGGCAGCAACACCGCCACCGACGTCGTCGCGGGCGAGGAGCACACCTGCGCCCTGCTCTCCACCGGCAAGATCCTGTGCTGGGGACGCAACCACTTCGGGCAGCTCGGCTACTCGCACCTCCTGAACGTCGGCGTCACCAACACGCCCTCCAGCCAGACGCCCGTGGAGCCCACGGGCCCCGTGGCCCAGCTCGGCGCGGGCCGCAACTCCACCTGTGCGCTGCTGCGGTCCGGCTCCGTCATCTGCTGGGGCAACGGCAACAATGGGCAGACGGGAACGGATGGCGGCTACGACTACTACTCCTCCTGCGCTGACTACTCCGGCTGGTGTGTGTTCCGGCGGCTCCCCGGCGCGGGCGTGCAGAACGCCACGACCCAGGTGAACCTGGGCGGCGTCACCGCCCTGCAGGTGTCCGTGGGCTCGGAGCACGCCTGCGCCCTGCTCTCCACCGGCACCGTGCGCTGCTGGGGACGCAATGACCAGGGCCAGCTCGGCTACGGCAACAAGACCACGCTCACCCTGCCGGGCCCGGCCGTGGACCTCGAGGGCGCGACGGCCTACCAGATCAGCGCCTCCGCCGGACACCACACCTGCGCGCTGCTCTCCACGGGCAAGGCGCGCTGCTGGGGCCGGGGCACCTACGGACAGCTCGGCTACGGCAACACCAACGCCATCGGCGACAACGAGCTGCCGAGCGCGGCGGGCGACATCAAGCTCCTGCCTCCCACGCCGTAA
- a CDS encoding RCC1 domain-containing protein yields MKNTSPRWFRSRGMLGALLLSLSSPWMVACSSGTEAPGPSAPAEQTEAQVTVSIGARDLYAQAAKGRVSAQAFSYADVKSIRVDVYDTSSGSNVPLFKNFDLFTSAEVWTGKLPFLPKAKALLFEARAYNAAGTLLFSGSLNATLNLDFQTVTIPLASATNGAQISIPRIKKISIPSAFASAQSGNITFFVEANVGEALTYSIASTPATGSGAFSPPNGGITLLNTAGAFVSQYSPPTVSTETVFNHTVTVTNPAGHSVTTTFTTKVMPPETSSGVIDTSVAVLFNPVINGLNAQRTGTDVKFTATVADDTPEEALTYAWTFTPSAGTTPDPVPAFTTQTNPTTLQHYATTLQGDLKMSVTDTNNGTTTLNYKLTPDQFPDEPVAQGPLDGINSIRNGRDHTCALLNNGAVRCWGYGAFGQLGYENTQSIGDNELPYTAGEVKLLGKATKIAMGGNHSCALLDTGLVRCWGLNNYGQLGYNNTDNLGDGEPVANFGYVNLGGAAIRIAVGETHSCALMDTGKVRCWGRNQYGQLGYGHTNNIGDNEQPWQAGDVDLGGVTATDVVAGSNHTCALLSNGKMLCWGYNLEGQLGYTHASNIGDNEVPGSQVALEPSGPVAQIAMGNNHTCALLKTGTVRCWGANGLGQLGTGQSGGNFLFRDSGSIDLGTSALQVTAGVSHTCALLSTGSVRCWGQANFGQTGYGTTAARNTPGPAVNLDGATAYQVSASSSGNHTCALLSTGKARCWGQGNSGQLGYGNTNHIGDNEQPSAAGDIQLLPPTP; encoded by the coding sequence TTGAAGAACACGTCCCCCCGTTGGTTCCGTTCGCGCGGCATGCTCGGCGCGCTGCTGCTGTCCCTGTCCTCGCCGTGGATGGTTGCTTGTAGTTCGGGCACCGAGGCGCCAGGGCCCTCCGCCCCCGCCGAGCAGACCGAAGCCCAGGTCACCGTCTCCATTGGCGCCCGGGACCTCTACGCCCAGGCCGCGAAGGGCCGCGTCTCCGCCCAGGCCTTCTCCTACGCCGACGTGAAGAGCATCCGCGTCGATGTCTACGACACCTCCTCCGGCTCCAACGTCCCCCTCTTCAAGAACTTCGACCTCTTCACCTCCGCCGAGGTCTGGACCGGCAAGCTGCCCTTCCTCCCCAAGGCCAAGGCCCTCCTCTTCGAGGCCCGCGCCTACAACGCCGCCGGCACCCTCCTCTTCTCCGGCTCCCTCAACGCCACCCTCAACCTCGACTTCCAGACCGTCACCATCCCCCTCGCCTCCGCCACCAACGGCGCGCAGATTTCCATCCCCCGCATCAAGAAGATCAGCATCCCGTCCGCCTTCGCCTCCGCGCAGTCGGGCAACATCACCTTCTTCGTCGAGGCCAACGTCGGCGAGGCGCTCACCTACTCCATCGCCTCCACCCCGGCGACGGGCAGCGGCGCCTTCTCGCCTCCCAACGGCGGCATCACCCTGCTGAACACGGCGGGCGCCTTCGTCTCCCAGTATTCGCCTCCCACCGTCTCCACCGAGACGGTCTTCAACCACACCGTCACCGTCACCAACCCCGCGGGCCACTCCGTCACCACCACCTTCACCACGAAGGTGATGCCCCCGGAGACCTCCAGCGGCGTCATCGACACCTCTGTCGCCGTGTTGTTCAACCCCGTCATCAACGGCCTCAACGCCCAGCGCACCGGCACCGACGTGAAGTTCACCGCCACCGTCGCGGATGACACGCCCGAGGAGGCCCTCACCTACGCGTGGACCTTCACGCCCTCCGCCGGCACCACGCCCGACCCGGTGCCTGCGTTCACCACCCAGACCAACCCCACCACCCTCCAGCACTACGCCACCACGCTTCAGGGCGACCTGAAGATGTCCGTCACCGACACGAACAACGGCACCACCACGCTCAACTACAAGCTCACCCCGGATCAGTTCCCGGACGAGCCCGTGGCGCAGGGGCCGCTCGACGGCATCAACAGCATCCGCAACGGCCGGGACCACACGTGCGCGCTCCTCAACAACGGCGCGGTGCGGTGCTGGGGCTACGGGGCCTTCGGCCAGCTGGGCTACGAGAACACCCAGAGCATCGGTGACAACGAGCTGCCCTACACGGCGGGCGAGGTGAAGCTGCTCGGCAAGGCCACGAAGATCGCCATGGGTGGCAACCACTCGTGCGCGCTGCTGGACACGGGCCTGGTGCGCTGCTGGGGCCTGAACAACTACGGTCAGCTCGGCTACAACAACACGGACAACCTGGGCGACGGCGAGCCGGTGGCCAACTTCGGCTACGTGAACCTGGGCGGCGCCGCCATCCGCATCGCCGTGGGCGAGACGCACTCGTGCGCGCTGATGGACACGGGCAAGGTGCGCTGCTGGGGCCGCAACCAGTACGGCCAGCTCGGCTATGGCCACACCAACAACATCGGCGACAACGAGCAGCCGTGGCAGGCCGGCGACGTGGACCTGGGCGGTGTCACCGCGACGGACGTCGTCGCGGGCAGCAACCACACCTGCGCCCTGCTCTCCAACGGCAAGATGCTGTGCTGGGGCTACAACCTGGAGGGCCAGCTCGGCTACACCCACGCCTCCAACATCGGAGACAACGAGGTGCCGGGCAGCCAGGTCGCGCTCGAGCCGAGCGGTCCGGTCGCGCAGATCGCCATGGGCAACAACCACACCTGCGCCCTGCTGAAGACGGGCACCGTGCGGTGCTGGGGCGCCAATGGCCTGGGCCAACTGGGCACCGGGCAGTCCGGCGGCAACTTCCTGTTCAGGGACTCCGGCAGCATCGACCTGGGCACCAGCGCCTTGCAGGTCACGGCGGGCGTGAGCCACACCTGCGCCCTGCTCTCCACGGGCAGCGTGCGGTGCTGGGGGCAGGCGAACTTCGGCCAGACGGGCTACGGGACCACGGCGGCGCGCAATACGCCGGGCCCGGCCGTGAACCTGGACGGAGCCACCGCGTACCAGGTCTCGGCCTCCTCCTCCGGAAACCACACCTGCGCGCTGCTCTCCACGGGCAAGGCGCGCTGCTGGGGCCAGGGCAACTCCGGTCAGCTCGGCTACGGCAACACCAATCACATCGGTGACAACGAGCAGCCCTCCGCCGCGGGCGACATCCAGCTCCTGCCTCCGACGCCGTAA
- a CDS encoding RCC1 domain-containing protein translates to MTKPALAFLLLCLTVACTSPTTEPATPEPTASVTFTISTDSTSSQSQTRRALGFSFADVARIRVDVEDAVSHSALFSNFDLVPSPSGWSGTMPSLPRHRSLTFIARAYSGGDVLLFQGSTTQTLVADRESVAITLAPTNDGAPITLPRIPRIQLPGELVFGQPATVTFFVEATSGEALTFTLTPANNGGTFIPSSGTFTLTGTSGAFVARYLPPFGIPSPTDYTHSLTVTNPAGHSVSTTFVTRVLPADTSTDSLGTTVRILFAPVIQGLSASRLAGTSDVAWSATVSDDQPARTLDYAWSFTPDAPMTPAPGFTTQANPTVLQHYAPSLQGRLSLQVTDAAGARTTATYRLGAQQFPDAPVQTGGPTDAAQLRAGDSHTCALLNDGSVRCFGAGAQGRLGYTGTANIGDDETPASKGPVPLAPGEKAVQLATGLGHTCALLSTGRVRCWGANASGQLGLGHTRAIGDDEPIASVGTVDLGGARALRITAGDRHTCALLTSGHVRCWGDNTHGQLGLGHTDTLGDDEPPPTTDVPVGAPVQDLVAGGDHTCALLFSGRPRCWGANAYGQLGYNRDDDVGDTELPSSAGDVDVGGTAVQLALGTQHTCALLDTGALRCWGANAYGQVGSGNPDYATPLTAVALASGLRAVQVAAGAQHTCALLESGQVQCWGNGARGRLGYANTRSLSAPGTAFVDVGGAPATAITAGGQHTCAVLSSGRALCWGFNTSGQLGYGHVRAIGDDEAPALAGGILLASP, encoded by the coding sequence ATGACGAAGCCTGCCCTCGCGTTCCTCCTCCTGTGCCTCACCGTCGCGTGCACGTCGCCGACGACGGAGCCGGCCACGCCGGAGCCCACGGCCTCCGTCACGTTCACCATCTCCACGGACAGCACCAGCTCTCAATCCCAGACACGGCGCGCGCTGGGCTTCTCCTTCGCGGACGTGGCGCGGATCCGCGTCGACGTGGAGGACGCGGTCAGTCACAGCGCGCTGTTCTCCAACTTCGACCTGGTGCCGTCCCCCTCCGGGTGGTCCGGCACGATGCCGTCCCTGCCGCGCCACCGTTCGCTCACGTTCATCGCCCGGGCCTACAGCGGCGGCGACGTCCTCCTCTTCCAGGGCAGCACCACGCAGACACTGGTCGCGGACCGGGAGAGCGTGGCCATCACTCTCGCGCCCACCAACGACGGCGCGCCCATCACCCTGCCCCGCATCCCCCGCATCCAGCTCCCCGGTGAGCTCGTCTTCGGCCAGCCCGCCACCGTCACCTTCTTCGTCGAGGCCACCTCCGGCGAGGCCCTCACCTTCACGCTCACCCCCGCGAACAACGGCGGCACCTTCATCCCCTCCAGCGGGACGTTCACCCTCACCGGCACCTCCGGCGCCTTCGTCGCCCGCTACCTGCCGCCCTTCGGCATCCCCAGCCCCACCGACTACACGCACTCGCTCACCGTCACGAACCCGGCGGGGCACTCGGTCAGCACCACGTTCGTGACGCGCGTGCTCCCCGCGGACACGTCCACGGACTCGCTGGGCACCACCGTGCGCATCCTCTTCGCGCCCGTCATCCAGGGCCTGTCCGCGTCCCGCCTCGCGGGCACCTCCGACGTCGCGTGGTCCGCCACCGTGTCGGATGATCAGCCCGCGCGCACGCTCGACTACGCGTGGAGCTTCACCCCGGACGCGCCCATGACGCCCGCTCCGGGCTTCACCACCCAGGCCAACCCCACCGTCCTCCAGCACTACGCCCCCTCGCTCCAGGGCCGCCTGTCCCTCCAGGTCACCGACGCCGCCGGGGCCCGCACCACCGCCACCTACCGCCTGGGCGCGCAGCAGTTCCCCGATGCCCCCGTACAGACCGGCGGGCCCACCGATGCCGCCCAGCTCCGCGCCGGGGACAGCCACACCTGCGCCCTGCTCAACGACGGCTCCGTGCGCTGCTTCGGCGCCGGCGCGCAGGGCCGGCTCGGCTACACCGGCACCGCCAACATCGGCGACGACGAGACGCCCGCGTCGAAGGGCCCCGTGCCGCTCGCCCCGGGGGAGAAGGCCGTGCAGCTGGCCACCGGCCTGGGCCACACCTGCGCCCTGCTCTCCACGGGTCGCGTGCGCTGCTGGGGCGCCAATGCCTCCGGACAGCTCGGGCTGGGCCACACGCGCGCCATCGGCGACGACGAGCCCATCGCCAGCGTGGGCACCGTCGACCTGGGCGGCGCCCGCGCCCTTCGCATCACCGCGGGCGACCGCCACACCTGCGCGCTCCTCACCTCCGGACACGTGCGCTGCTGGGGCGACAACACCCACGGCCAGCTGGGCCTGGGCCACACCGACACGCTCGGCGACGACGAGCCTCCCCCCACCACCGACGTCCCCGTCGGCGCCCCCGTGCAGGACCTGGTCGCGGGCGGCGACCACACCTGCGCCCTGCTCTTCTCCGGCCGCCCGCGCTGCTGGGGCGCCAACGCCTACGGACAACTGGGTTACAACCGTGACGACGATGTCGGTGACACCGAGTTGCCTTCGTCAGCCGGTGACGTGGACGTGGGCGGCACCGCCGTGCAGCTGGCCCTGGGCACCCAGCACACCTGCGCCCTGCTGGACACCGGCGCCCTGCGCTGCTGGGGCGCCAACGCCTACGGCCAGGTGGGCAGCGGCAACCCGGACTACGCGACGCCGCTGACCGCCGTGGCGCTGGCTTCCGGCCTCCGCGCCGTGCAGGTCGCCGCCGGGGCCCAGCACACCTGCGCGCTGCTGGAGTCCGGCCAGGTCCAGTGCTGGGGCAACGGCGCCCGGGGCCGCCTGGGCTACGCCAATACGCGCTCCCTGTCCGCGCCCGGCACCGCCTTCGTCGACGTGGGCGGCGCCCCCGCCACGGCCATCACCGCGGGCGGCCAGCACACGTGCGCCGTGCTCTCCTCCGGCCGCGCGCTGTGCTGGGGCTTCAACACCTCCGGGCAGCTCGGCTACGGCCACGTGCGCGCCATCGGAGATGACGAGGCACCCGCGCTCGCCGGGGGCATCCTCCTCGCGTCGCCCTGA
- a CDS encoding STAS/SEC14 domain-containing protein gives MENQTREWTCGAHRIRMTAPDVLHTKYTGVVGLQDAKWALRVYEEMAANGPFYLVAEVPGSELPAESRKYLANNVRAEWMRSVVYVGSDLSQRVVGKAMSVAMLLTGHAASFDTVFVDTMAQAEAWVEAHRLDHAPRRVG, from the coding sequence ATGGAAAACCAGACACGCGAGTGGACGTGTGGCGCGCACCGGATCCGGATGACGGCGCCGGACGTGTTGCACACGAAGTACACGGGCGTCGTGGGGCTGCAGGACGCGAAGTGGGCGCTGCGGGTGTACGAGGAGATGGCGGCGAACGGGCCGTTCTACTTGGTGGCGGAGGTGCCGGGGTCGGAGCTGCCCGCCGAGTCGCGCAAGTACCTGGCCAACAACGTGCGCGCGGAGTGGATGCGCTCGGTGGTGTACGTGGGCTCGGACCTGTCGCAGCGGGTGGTGGGCAAGGCCATGTCCGTGGCCATGCTGCTCACCGGCCACGCGGCCAGCTTCGACACGGTGTTCGTGGACACGATGGCGCAGGCCGAGGCGTGGGTGGAAGCGCACCGGCTGGATCACGCCCCGCGCCGCGTGGGCTGA
- a CDS encoding STAS/SEC14 domain-containing protein, which produces MAVLREWVFGTQRVSLESSDILWTKVRGSFSETDVRELVDVFHELGAGPDKPLYLVVDLSSSEGLSVAPRKYLAEHVRPTWFRGVVFFGAKRTHREVLRALVVALNFTGDAKLEAEFVDSEAQARAWLEAHRRRQDGAPPG; this is translated from the coding sequence ATGGCGGTGCTGCGGGAGTGGGTCTTCGGGACACAGCGTGTCTCGCTGGAGTCCTCCGACATCCTCTGGACGAAGGTCCGAGGCTCGTTTTCCGAAACGGACGTGCGGGAGCTGGTGGACGTGTTCCACGAGCTGGGGGCGGGCCCGGACAAGCCCCTGTACCTCGTCGTGGACCTGAGCAGCTCCGAGGGGCTGTCGGTCGCGCCGCGCAAGTACCTGGCGGAACACGTGCGCCCCACGTGGTTCCGCGGCGTCGTCTTCTTCGGCGCCAAGCGCACGCACCGCGAGGTGCTGCGCGCGTTGGTGGTGGCGCTCAACTTCACCGGCGACGCGAAGCTGGAGGCGGAGTTCGTGGACTCGGAGGCCCAGGCCCGCGCGTGGCTGGAGGCCCACCGGCGCCGTCAGGACGGAGCCCCGCCGGGCTGA